From the genome of Chroicocephalus ridibundus chromosome 1, bChrRid1.1, whole genome shotgun sequence, one region includes:
- the LOC134511294 gene encoding dicarboxylate carrier SLC25A8-like yields MRRTPSGKAEAPEIQGEAKLAGQAQYKGVFGTITTVGRTEGLRSLYRGLVAGLQQQMTFTSHRLGLYDWEKQPHTKGSQRAGLGSWLVAGCTTGATVVASPQTTDVVKVRFQTVREGGRCYQGSVDGHRTIAKQEGVHGLCRGGCSPQGARRDGSGTVALNALVHAGPSPNSTRSAIVNCAELRSHPGETYDPTQDTLLQSHLRQGGGPSSAVEARPGLRPISIASIH; encoded by the exons ATGCGCAGGACACCGTCAGGGAAGGCTGAAGCCCCCGAG ATTCAGGGGGAGGCGAAGCTCGCGGGTCAGGCGCAGTACAAGGGGGTCTTCGGCACCATCACCACCGTGGGGAGGACAGAGGGACTCCGCAGCCTCTACAgggggctggtggccgggctgcagcagcagatgaccTTCACCTCCCACCGCCTCGGGCTGTACGACTGGGAGAAGCAGCCCCACACCAAAGGGTCACAAC GCGCCGGGCTGGGGAGCTGGCTGGTGGCTGGCTGCACCACGGGGGCCACGGTGGTGGCCTCCCCCCAGACAACAGACGTAGTGAAGGTGCGGTTCCAAACCGTCAGGGAGGGTGGTCGGTGTTACCAGGGCTCCGTAGATGGCCACAGGACCATCGCCAagcaggagggtgtccatggGTTGTGCAGAGGTGGGTGCAGCCCCCAGGGAGCACGCCGGGATGGCTCCGGCACTGTGGCCCTGAACGCTCTGGTCCACGCAGGACCGTCCCCCAACAGCACTCGCAGCGCCATAGTGAACTGCGCTGAGCTACGATCTCACCCAGGTGAGACCTACGATCCCACCCAGGACACGCTGCTCCAATCCCACCTCAGGCAGGGTGGGggccccagctctgctgtggagGCACGGCCAGGGCTGCGGCCAATTTCCATCGCGAGCATCCAC
- the LOC134512376 gene encoding putative mitochondrial transporter UCP3 isoform X1, which yields MVGLKPPEVPPTAAVKFISAGTAACIADLCTFPLDTAKVRLQIQGEVRIPRSTSAVEYRGVLGTLSTMVRTEGPRSLYSGLAAGLQRQMSFASIRIGLYDSVKQLYTPKGAESTGLAARVLAGCTTGAVAVACAQPTDVVKVRFQANGAMPESARRYSGTVDAYRTIAREEGVRGLWRGTLPNIARNAIVNCGELVTYDLIKDALLRTQLMTGKDGTRGTRLGAIPVPATLNPWVCPTDNIPCHFVAAFGAGFCATVVASPVDVVKTRYMNAGPGQYRNALSCLLALLMQDGLAGFYKGFVPSFLRLGSWNVVMFISYEQLQRVAVLARTPQS from the exons ATGGTGGGTCTGAAACCCCCTGAAGTGCCCCCAACAGCCGCCGTGAAGTTCATCAGCGCGGGGACAGCCGCCTGCATCGCCGACCTCTGCACCTTCCCCCTGGACACTGCCAAAGTGCGGCTGCAG ATCCAGGGCGAGGTGCGGATCCCCCGGAGCACCAGCGCCGTGGAGTACCGGGGTGTTTTGGGGACGCTGAGCACCATGGTGAGGACGGAGGGACCCCGCAGCCTCTACAGCGGGCTGGCGGCCGGGCTGCAGCGGCAGATGAGCTTCGCCTCCATCCGCATCGGGCTCTACGACTCGGTGAAGCAGCTCTACACCCCTAAGGGCGCTGAGA GCACAGGGCTGGCGGCGCGGGTGCTGGCGGGCTGCACCAcgggggcggtggcggtggcgtGCGCCCAACCCACCGACGTGGTCAAGGTACGGTTCCAGGCCAACGGGGCGATGCCGGAGAGTGCCCGGAGGTACAGCGGCACCGTGGATGCCTACCGCACCATCGCCAGGGAGGAGGGCGTCCGTGGGCTCTGGAGAG GGACGCTGCCTAACATCGCCCGCAATGCCATTGTCAACTGCGGGGAGCTCGTCACCTACGACCTCATTAAGGACGCGCTGCTGCGGACGCAGCTGATGACAGGTAAGGATGGTACCAGGGGGACGCGGCTGGGTGCCATCCCCGTCCCTGCAACCCTCAACCCCTGGGTCTGCCCCACAGACAACATCCCCTGCCACTTCGTGGCCGCCTTTGGGGCCGGCTTCTGCGCCACGGTGGTGGCGTCGCCAGTGGACGTGGTGAAGACGCGGTACATGAACGCCGGTCCCGGGCAGTACCGGAACGCGCTCAGCTGCCTCCTCGCCCTGCTCATGCAGGACGGCCTCGCCGGCTTCTACAAGGG GTTCGTCCCCTCCTTCCTGCGGCTCGGCTCCTGGAACGTGGTGATGTTCATCTCCTACGAGCAGCTGCAACGCGTCGCGGTGCTGGCCCGGACGCCCCAATCctga
- the LOC134512376 gene encoding putative mitochondrial transporter UCP3 isoform X2, translating to MVGLKPPEVPPTAAVKFISAGTAACIADLCTFPLDTAKVRLQIQGEVRIPRSTSAVEYRGVLGTLSTMVRTEGPRSLYSGLAAGLQRQMSFASIRIGLYDSVKQLYTPKGAESTGLAARVLAGCTTGAVAVACAQPTDVVKVRFQANGAMPESARRYSGTVDAYRTIAREEGVRGLWRGTLPNIARNAIVNCGELVTYDLIKDALLRTQLMTDNIPCHFVAAFGAGFCATVVASPVDVVKTRYMNAGPGQYRNALSCLLALLMQDGLAGFYKGFVPSFLRLGSWNVVMFISYEQLQRVAVLARTPQS from the exons ATGGTGGGTCTGAAACCCCCTGAAGTGCCCCCAACAGCCGCCGTGAAGTTCATCAGCGCGGGGACAGCCGCCTGCATCGCCGACCTCTGCACCTTCCCCCTGGACACTGCCAAAGTGCGGCTGCAG ATCCAGGGCGAGGTGCGGATCCCCCGGAGCACCAGCGCCGTGGAGTACCGGGGTGTTTTGGGGACGCTGAGCACCATGGTGAGGACGGAGGGACCCCGCAGCCTCTACAGCGGGCTGGCGGCCGGGCTGCAGCGGCAGATGAGCTTCGCCTCCATCCGCATCGGGCTCTACGACTCGGTGAAGCAGCTCTACACCCCTAAGGGCGCTGAGA GCACAGGGCTGGCGGCGCGGGTGCTGGCGGGCTGCACCAcgggggcggtggcggtggcgtGCGCCCAACCCACCGACGTGGTCAAGGTACGGTTCCAGGCCAACGGGGCGATGCCGGAGAGTGCCCGGAGGTACAGCGGCACCGTGGATGCCTACCGCACCATCGCCAGGGAGGAGGGCGTCCGTGGGCTCTGGAGAG GGACGCTGCCTAACATCGCCCGCAATGCCATTGTCAACTGCGGGGAGCTCGTCACCTACGACCTCATTAAGGACGCGCTGCTGCGGACGCAGCTGATGACAG ACAACATCCCCTGCCACTTCGTGGCCGCCTTTGGGGCCGGCTTCTGCGCCACGGTGGTGGCGTCGCCAGTGGACGTGGTGAAGACGCGGTACATGAACGCCGGTCCCGGGCAGTACCGGAACGCGCTCAGCTGCCTCCTCGCCCTGCTCATGCAGGACGGCCTCGCCGGCTTCTACAAGGG GTTCGTCCCCTCCTTCCTGCGGCTCGGCTCCTGGAACGTGGTGATGTTCATCTCCTACGAGCAGCTGCAACGCGTCGCGGTGCTGGCCCGGACGCCCCAATCctga